In Zingiber officinale cultivar Zhangliang chromosome 1A, Zo_v1.1, whole genome shotgun sequence, a genomic segment contains:
- the LOC122038874 gene encoding annexin-like protein RJ4, with product MATLTVPKPVPSPAEDAEAIHKACQGWIVNGQTLISILAHRDAAQRKQIQLAFKELSKEDLTKKLESVLSGHFEKAVYRWNFEPVEREAVMAYIALKKIFNPRVIIEIACVNSPNELLVVKKAYQAKYRCSLEEDVAAHTDGDLRKLLFALVSTYHYDGKDIDARLAKSEAKILQKHIKDNELNHSEIIRIVGTRGKAQVNATFNSYREEYGTSIQEALAGKSTGEFALALQAAVACIIDPHLYFVEVLDAALEKSDEDALTRVIVMRAEKDLGEIKDKFHKQKNVLLEQVVEKKTSGDYEGFLIALLGA from the exons ATGGCGACGCTCACTGTTCCCAAGCCAGTTCCTTCCCCGGCTGAGGACGCCGAGGCCATCCACAAGGCCTGCCAAG GATGGATAGTTAACGGGCAGACACTGATCAGCATTTTAGCACATAGAGATGCCGCCCAAAGAAAGCAGATTCAGTTGGCTTTTAAGGAATTGTCCAAGGAGGATCTCACCAAAAAACTCGAGTCAGTACTGTCAGGACACTTTGAG AAAGCAGTATACCGCTGGAATTTTGAACCAGTCGAGAGAGAGGCTGTGATGGCTTATATTGCCTTGAAGAAGATTTTTAATCCCCGTGTGATCATAGAAATTGCATGCGTCAACTCGCCAAACGAGCTTCTAGTTGTGAAAAAGGCGTACCAAGCTAAGTATCGGTGCTCTCTGGAAGAAGATGTGGCTGCTCACACTGATGGAGATTTGCGCAAG CTACTCTTTGCACTCGTAAGCACATACCACTACGATGGAAAGGATATTGATGCGAGGTTAGCTAAATCAGAAGCCAAGATTTTGCAAAAGCATATAAAGGATAATGAACTGAACCATAGCGAAATCATAAGAATCGTGGGTACTAGAGGCAAGGCACAGGTTAATGCTACTTTCAATAGCTACAGAGAAGAATATGGTACTTCGATTCAAGAG GCTTTGGCTGGTAAATCTACAGGTGAATTTGCACTGGCACTCCAAGCAGCGGTTGCTTGCATCATCGATCCCCACTTGTACTTTGTCGAG gtCCTTGATGCTGCTCTCGAGAAATCAGATGAAGACGCACTGACTCGCGTTATCGTAATGCGCGCCGAGAAAGATCTCGGGGAGATCAAAGATAAGTTTCATAAGCAGAAGAATGTTCTCCTTGAACAAGTAGTGGAAAAAAAGACTTCTGGAGATTACGAGGGCTTTCTCATCGCTTTATTGGGTGCCTGA